The following are from one region of the Ignavibacteriales bacterium genome:
- the apaG gene encoding Co2+/Mg2+ efflux protein ApaG: protein MTTYTATTEGIRITVQPVYLDGQSDVLKRKFVFAYFIRIENNSSQRVQLTRRRWYIKHSTGKVEEVEGEGVVGKQPDIRPGEFHEYSSYCVLETLEGTMEGTYLMQRENGELFRVTIPKFTLRAMSN, encoded by the coding sequence ATGACCACCTACACTGCTACAACAGAAGGAATCAGGATCACCGTTCAGCCCGTCTATCTGGATGGTCAATCGGATGTGCTGAAGCGGAAGTTTGTCTTCGCATACTTCATCCGCATCGAGAACAACAGCTCACAACGGGTACAACTTACGCGTCGCCGGTGGTATATCAAACATTCGACCGGCAAAGTCGAAGAGGTCGAAGGTGAAGGTGTCGTCGGAAAACAACCTGATATCCGTCCCGGAGAATTCCACGAGTATAGCAGCTACTGCGTCCTGGAAACACTGGAAGGGACCATGGAAGGGACGTATCTCATGCAGCGGGAAAACGGAGAGCTCTTCCGGGTCACCATCCCAAAATTCACGCTCCGTGCCATGTCGAATTAA
- the pepT gene encoding peptidase T: MKETILDRFLRYAKIDTQSQDDVEAYPSTAKQFDLLNPLVQELKDLGLKDASIDKYGYVMATLPSNVPASHPAYGKIPTVGFIAHVDTSPSTSGANVKPQIIKNYQGGDIVLPGDPSVIIKESENPELKKDIGRTVITSDGTTLLGADDKAGIAIIMNAMQHLIENPSLLHGDVRIGFTPDEEVGMGTKYFDIKKFGAKFAYTVDGDTAGELNKETFSANSAIITVHGRNIHPGTAKGIMVNSIRAIADIIARMPRDMAPETTEGYEPYIHPHVLQGEEAKSVVKILLRDFRTDGLEKLKQRLEQIIAEVQPLHPKAKIELQIIESYRNMREELEKDQRVLDCLWEAAKRAGMEPKWVPIRGGTDGSKLSANGLPTPNIFTGGHNYHGKTEWASLWGMEKAAETVVNLAQVWVERSK; the protein is encoded by the coding sequence ATGAAAGAAACTATTCTTGATCGATTTCTCCGGTATGCGAAGATCGACACACAATCGCAGGACGACGTTGAGGCGTACCCGAGCACTGCGAAGCAATTTGATCTCCTGAACCCCCTGGTCCAGGAACTCAAAGATCTTGGCCTGAAGGATGCTTCCATCGACAAGTACGGGTATGTGATGGCCACGCTGCCGAGCAACGTACCCGCGTCGCATCCCGCCTACGGCAAGATCCCGACTGTTGGATTCATTGCGCACGTTGACACTTCGCCGTCGACATCCGGCGCGAATGTGAAACCACAAATCATAAAGAACTATCAGGGGGGCGATATCGTGCTCCCGGGCGACCCGTCGGTCATCATCAAGGAATCTGAGAACCCGGAGCTCAAGAAAGACATCGGCCGGACGGTCATCACGAGCGACGGAACGACGCTCCTTGGCGCAGACGACAAGGCCGGAATCGCGATCATCATGAACGCCATGCAGCACCTGATCGAGAATCCGAGCCTTCTCCACGGTGATGTCAGAATTGGTTTCACTCCTGATGAAGAAGTGGGAATGGGGACGAAGTACTTCGACATCAAGAAATTCGGGGCGAAGTTCGCGTATACGGTTGACGGCGATACGGCGGGCGAACTGAACAAGGAGACATTCAGCGCCAATTCTGCCATCATTACGGTTCATGGCCGCAACATCCATCCCGGCACAGCAAAAGGGATCATGGTCAATTCGATCCGAGCCATCGCCGACATCATCGCGCGGATGCCGAGAGACATGGCTCCCGAAACGACGGAAGGATATGAGCCGTACATCCATCCGCATGTTCTGCAGGGGGAGGAAGCCAAGTCTGTTGTGAAGATACTCCTTCGCGATTTCCGGACAGACGGACTCGAAAAACTGAAGCAGCGGCTCGAGCAGATCATCGCAGAAGTGCAGCCGCTCCATCCGAAAGCGAAGATCGAGCTCCAGATCATCGAGTCCTACAGAAACATGAGGGAAGAGTTAGAAAAAGATCAGAGAGTTCTCGATTGTTTGTGGGAAGCAGCGAAGCGAGCCGGTATGGAGCCAAAGTGGGTTCCCATCCGCGGCGGCACGGACGGATCGAAGTTGTCGGCGAACGGCCTCCCCACACCCAATATTTTCACCGGCGGACACAATTATCACGGTAAAACCGAGTGGGCCTCCTTGTGGGGAATGGAAAAGGCGGCAGAGACAGTTGTGAATCTGGCTCAGGTGTGGGTAGAGAGAAGCAAGTAG
- a CDS encoding prolyl oligopeptidase family serine peptidase, whose translation MKLHRALRLFATASAVVLLFVQSTLFGQALQYPQTKKVDHADTYFGINVPDPYRWLEDDNSPETAQWVEAENKVTFGYLEKIPYRQQVKQRLENLFNYPKYTAPFHRGDTYFFYKNDGLQNQSVLYIQKGLDGTPAVLIDPNKLSADGTSRLGAFALTRDGTRAVVGISRSGSDWQDYFVMETATKKYYADTLQWIKASGAAWLGDGFFYSRYDAPEKGKELSSKNVNQKVYFHKVGTAQSADELIYEDPANPERFNFVSTTEDQRFAFLTISERGKGKEGNALFYRDLSKGEKNFQPIVAEIGEFNFNVVDNLEDKLLIRTNKNAPNGKLVLIDPKHPEERNWKEVLPEKPEPLQSTSTVGGKLIVTYLKDVATRAYVYSLSGRLENEIKLPALGIAGGFGGEKSDPFVFYTFTSFTFPPTIYKYDIATKKSTVFRAPEIANFNPADYVTKQVFFKSKDGTKIPMFIVHKKGLALNGKNPTLLYGYGGFNISTTPGFSATRLGLLEQGFVYASANMRGGGEYGEKWHQGGIKLKKQNVFDDFIGAAEYLIANSYTSPSKLAIQGGSNGGLLVGAVINQRPDLFRVAIPQVGVMDMLRYHKFTIGWNWKPDYGSSDDEEEFKALLEYSPLHNVKDGMKYPATMVTTADHDDRVVPAHSFKYAATLQEKYKGENPVLIRIQTRSGHGASSTTKAIEETADIYSFIFFNMGITPKY comes from the coding sequence ATGAAACTCCATCGGGCACTTCGGCTCTTTGCGACCGCTTCGGCGGTTGTCCTACTTTTTGTTCAATCGACATTATTCGGGCAGGCACTTCAATATCCCCAGACGAAAAAGGTCGATCACGCCGACACGTACTTCGGCATCAACGTGCCAGATCCGTACCGCTGGCTTGAAGACGACAACTCGCCTGAGACGGCCCAGTGGGTTGAAGCAGAGAACAAGGTTACGTTTGGATACCTGGAGAAAATCCCGTACCGGCAGCAGGTGAAGCAGCGGCTGGAGAATCTCTTCAACTATCCGAAGTATACTGCCCCTTTCCACCGCGGGGATACCTACTTCTTCTACAAGAACGACGGTCTCCAGAACCAGAGCGTGCTCTACATTCAGAAGGGACTCGATGGAACACCCGCCGTGTTGATTGATCCGAACAAGCTCTCCGCAGACGGAACATCGCGGCTTGGAGCATTTGCGCTCACGCGTGACGGCACAAGGGCGGTCGTTGGGATTTCCCGGAGTGGGTCGGACTGGCAGGACTACTTCGTCATGGAAACTGCCACGAAAAAGTATTACGCCGACACGCTGCAGTGGATCAAAGCCTCCGGTGCTGCATGGCTTGGGGACGGCTTCTTCTACAGCCGCTACGATGCTCCCGAGAAAGGCAAGGAGCTTTCGTCCAAGAACGTCAACCAGAAGGTGTACTTTCATAAGGTCGGAACGGCGCAGTCGGCGGACGAGCTCATCTATGAAGACCCGGCAAATCCGGAGCGCTTCAATTTCGTGAGCACCACCGAAGACCAGCGTTTCGCATTCCTCACAATCTCTGAACGCGGAAAGGGGAAAGAAGGCAACGCGTTGTTCTATCGGGATCTGAGCAAAGGAGAGAAGAATTTCCAGCCGATCGTGGCGGAAATCGGCGAATTCAACTTCAACGTCGTCGATAATCTTGAAGACAAGCTGCTGATCCGGACAAACAAGAATGCTCCCAACGGGAAACTCGTCCTTATCGATCCCAAACATCCCGAAGAAAGGAACTGGAAAGAAGTGCTCCCCGAGAAGCCTGAGCCACTCCAGAGCACAAGCACTGTCGGCGGCAAGCTGATCGTCACGTACCTCAAGGATGTCGCGACGCGGGCGTATGTCTACAGCCTTAGCGGCAGACTGGAAAACGAGATAAAGCTCCCGGCACTCGGCATCGCAGGCGGATTCGGAGGGGAAAAGTCGGATCCATTCGTGTTCTACACATTCACCTCCTTTACGTTCCCCCCGACGATCTACAAGTACGATATCGCGACAAAGAAGAGTACCGTCTTCAGGGCGCCGGAGATCGCCAATTTCAATCCCGCTGACTACGTCACGAAACAAGTGTTCTTCAAGAGCAAGGACGGGACGAAGATTCCGATGTTCATCGTCCATAAGAAAGGCCTCGCCCTGAACGGAAAGAACCCGACGCTCCTCTACGGCTACGGCGGGTTCAATATTTCCACAACGCCAGGATTCAGTGCTACACGTCTTGGACTGCTGGAACAAGGCTTCGTGTACGCTTCCGCGAACATGCGTGGCGGCGGTGAATACGGCGAGAAATGGCACCAGGGGGGAATCAAGTTGAAGAAACAAAATGTGTTTGACGACTTCATCGGGGCGGCGGAATACCTGATCGCCAACTCGTATACGTCGCCATCGAAGCTCGCCATTCAGGGGGGATCGAACGGGGGATTGCTGGTCGGTGCCGTGATAAACCAGAGACCGGATTTGTTCCGCGTCGCCATCCCGCAAGTGGGTGTGATGGATATGCTCCGCTATCACAAGTTCACGATTGGCTGGAACTGGAAGCCCGACTACGGATCGAGTGACGATGAGGAGGAATTCAAAGCCCTCCTCGAGTATTCTCCCCTGCACAATGTCAAAGACGGTATGAAGTATCCGGCAACGATGGTGACGACGGCAGATCACGATGACCGTGTCGTTCCGGCGCATTCGTTCAAATATGCGGCGACGCTGCAGGAGAAGTACAAAGGAGAGAACCCGGTGTTGATCAGAATTCAGACCCGGTCGGGACATGGCGCGAGCAGCACAACGAAAGCTATTGAGGAGACGGCGGATATCTATTCGTTTATCTTCTTCAATATGGGGATTACGCCGAAGTACTGA
- a CDS encoding ABC transporter permease — translation MYFELLRDFFQDLRAHRTRAILTLVAITWGTVAVVLLLSFGEGLSDQMMKGMLNAGDRIMIVYGGETGLTFDGLPKGRRIRMVEDDADLLARAIPSIDMISPQYRRNVTLSYGKFSITTECEGVNPFFEEMRRMFPSANGRFLNEIDVLDQRRVLFLGPEIAKDIFKEEDPVGKTLLVEDVPFTVVGIMQKKIQTAMNNGPDVRRAIMPYSTFKTSYGNIYVNSLLVRPSDPSQQERVKSEIFRVLGSKYRFDPTDERAIGIWDFIEAEKISRKIGLGVSIFLFSVGFLTLLIAGVGVANVMYVVVKERTREIGIKMAVGARRSYILFQFIFEALFLAFIGGSIGMLFSYGVISAVRMIPIGDGVNAMQFLGRPVLSAATMLMTTGVLAAIGLAAGFFPARKAASVDPVESLRYE, via the coding sequence ATGTACTTTGAGCTTCTCAGAGACTTCTTCCAGGACCTTCGGGCGCACAGGACGCGGGCGATTCTCACGCTGGTAGCAATCACGTGGGGCACGGTGGCGGTGGTGCTTCTTCTTTCATTCGGCGAAGGGCTCAGCGACCAGATGATGAAAGGGATGCTGAACGCCGGCGACAGAATCATGATCGTCTACGGCGGAGAGACAGGCTTGACGTTTGACGGACTCCCGAAAGGCCGGCGGATCAGGATGGTGGAAGACGATGCCGATCTTCTCGCCCGGGCAATCCCTTCGATCGACATGATTTCCCCGCAGTACCGGCGCAATGTCACGCTGAGCTACGGCAAGTTTTCCATCACCACGGAATGTGAGGGTGTGAACCCATTCTTTGAGGAAATGCGCCGTATGTTCCCGAGCGCCAACGGGAGATTTCTCAACGAGATCGACGTGCTCGATCAGCGGCGTGTGCTGTTCCTTGGCCCGGAAATCGCGAAGGACATCTTCAAAGAAGAAGACCCCGTCGGCAAGACGCTCCTGGTCGAAGACGTGCCATTTACGGTTGTCGGCATCATGCAGAAGAAGATCCAAACGGCGATGAATAACGGCCCCGATGTCCGACGCGCCATCATGCCCTACAGCACGTTCAAAACTTCCTACGGTAATATTTATGTGAATTCACTCCTCGTGCGCCCTTCTGATCCGAGTCAGCAGGAACGCGTGAAGAGTGAAATCTTCAGAGTCCTCGGGAGCAAGTACCGGTTTGACCCCACCGATGAGCGGGCGATTGGCATCTGGGACTTCATCGAAGCCGAAAAAATCAGCCGCAAGATCGGGCTCGGCGTGTCGATTTTCCTGTTCTCCGTCGGATTCCTCACGCTGCTGATCGCGGGCGTAGGCGTTGCCAACGTGATGTATGTGGTCGTCAAAGAACGAACACGTGAGATCGGCATCAAGATGGCTGTCGGCGCGCGCCGTTCATACATCCTCTTTCAGTTCATTTTTGAAGCGTTGTTCCTCGCTTTCATCGGCGGCAGTATCGGTATGCTCTTTTCGTACGGCGTCATCTCCGCCGTCCGCATGATTCCAATCGGCGACGGCGTCAACGCGATGCAGTTCCTCGGTCGGCCTGTCCTTTCCGCCGCCACCATGCTGATGACAACCGGAGTGCTTGCAGCCATCGGTTTGGCCGCAGGCTTTTTCCCTGCCCGCAAAGCGGCGAGCGTCGATCCGGTGGAATCACTGCGATACGAATAG
- a CDS encoding oligopeptide transporter, OPT family, whose protein sequence is MEHQSAPRVLPDNAYKELKEGEVYRPVMDPAASVPEVTPYSVLLGLAMAILFSAAAAYSGLKIGQVMEAAIPIAILAVGISTLSRKKGALGQNVIIQSIGSTSGAVVAGAIFTIPALYILDLPTSFFRLFLAATFGAFLGILFLIPLRKYFVKDMHGKLPFPEGTATTEILMAGERGGKQALVLVVSGLVGGVYDFMVTSLGWWSEVVTSRVVGFGADIADKFKVVFRVNILSIVVGLGYIIGLKYSAIICAGSFLSWFVFVPMFYEVGHQLGVPLGATATKLIANMSAEEIFRTYVRHIGIGAIAMGGIIGIIRSSKIIGGAFSLAYREIFQAKKAEASTETRWQTDIRMLHIVLLILLTVLALFVFFYVGVVPTLGQAIVALLVVVIISFLFTTVAANAIAIVGTNPVSGMTLMTLILASLVLTQIGLTGSDGMVSALIIGGVVCTALSVAGSFITDLKIGYWLGSSPKKQESWKFLGSLLSAATVGLVIMVLNQTDGFKGPNAMAAPQANAMAAVIQPLMSNVPVPWILYFAGAVIALLCVVLKIPPLAFALGLYLPLELNTPLLIGGLVSWFVTSRSKDEKVNNARFSRGTLIASGFLAGGSLFGVFGAFLRFFDVNLLNEAWQQTQSAHVIAYVMFALLIIYMLWDTMRAKPE, encoded by the coding sequence ATGGAACACCAATCAGCGCCACGGGTCCTCCCGGACAACGCGTACAAAGAACTCAAAGAAGGTGAAGTGTATCGGCCGGTCATGGATCCTGCCGCGTCGGTTCCCGAGGTGACACCGTACTCGGTTCTCCTCGGCCTCGCGATGGCAATCCTCTTTTCCGCTGCTGCCGCATATTCCGGATTGAAAATCGGCCAGGTCATGGAAGCCGCCATACCGATTGCGATTCTTGCCGTCGGAATCTCCACGCTTTCCCGGAAAAAAGGAGCGCTGGGTCAGAACGTCATCATCCAGTCCATTGGCTCGACGTCCGGCGCCGTTGTCGCCGGCGCGATTTTCACGATCCCGGCCCTCTACATTCTCGATCTTCCCACCAGTTTCTTCAGGCTCTTCCTTGCGGCGACGTTCGGAGCTTTTTTGGGAATCCTCTTTCTCATCCCGCTGCGCAAGTACTTCGTCAAGGACATGCACGGCAAGCTTCCCTTCCCTGAAGGGACCGCGACCACAGAAATTCTCATGGCCGGTGAGCGGGGAGGCAAGCAGGCATTGGTTCTCGTGGTCAGCGGCTTGGTCGGCGGAGTGTACGATTTCATGGTCACGTCGCTCGGATGGTGGTCGGAGGTGGTTACGTCGCGGGTCGTTGGCTTCGGCGCAGACATTGCCGACAAGTTCAAGGTTGTGTTCCGTGTGAACATCCTCTCCATCGTTGTCGGACTTGGGTACATCATCGGACTGAAGTATTCCGCCATCATCTGTGCCGGATCGTTCCTTTCGTGGTTTGTGTTTGTGCCCATGTTCTACGAAGTCGGTCACCAGCTTGGTGTTCCACTGGGTGCGACGGCGACGAAGCTGATCGCCAACATGAGCGCCGAGGAGATCTTCCGGACGTACGTGCGCCACATCGGTATCGGCGCAATTGCGATGGGGGGAATCATCGGCATTATCCGGTCATCAAAAATCATCGGCGGTGCTTTTTCGCTTGCCTACCGTGAAATCTTCCAGGCGAAGAAAGCGGAGGCATCCACGGAAACCCGCTGGCAGACGGATATTCGTATGCTCCACATTGTGCTGCTGATTCTTCTGACGGTACTCGCACTCTTCGTGTTCTTCTACGTTGGAGTTGTTCCGACATTGGGTCAGGCAATCGTAGCGCTGCTCGTCGTCGTCATCATTTCCTTCCTGTTCACGACGGTCGCGGCAAACGCAATTGCCATCGTCGGTACGAACCCGGTCTCCGGTATGACGCTGATGACTCTTATCCTCGCATCCCTTGTGCTGACGCAAATCGGTCTAACCGGCTCGGACGGGATGGTCAGCGCATTGATCATCGGTGGCGTTGTCTGCACAGCGTTGTCAGTCGCCGGATCTTTTATCACCGACCTGAAGATCGGCTACTGGCTCGGATCGTCGCCGAAGAAACAGGAAAGCTGGAAATTCCTCGGCTCCCTCCTTTCCGCTGCAACCGTGGGTCTCGTCATCATGGTTCTCAACCAGACAGACGGTTTCAAAGGCCCGAATGCAATGGCTGCGCCTCAGGCAAACGCGATGGCGGCGGTCATCCAGCCGTTGATGTCGAATGTTCCAGTCCCCTGGATTCTCTATTTCGCAGGAGCCGTCATCGCACTGCTGTGCGTCGTCCTCAAGATACCGCCGTTGGCGTTTGCCCTGGGCCTGTATCTTCCGCTCGAATTGAACACGCCATTGCTGATTGGCGGACTGGTCTCCTGGTTCGTCACAAGCCGGTCGAAAGATGAGAAAGTAAACAATGCCCGCTTCTCCAGGGGGACACTGATTGCTTCCGGATTCCTCGCGGGGGGATCTTTGTTTGGTGTCTTCGGAGCGTTTCTGCGATTCTTCGATGTGAATTTGCTCAATGAGGCATGGCAGCAAACTCAGTCGGCTCACGTGATCGCCTACGTGATGTTTGCACTTCTTATTATCTATATGCTCTGGGACACGATGCGGGCGAAGCCGGAGTAG
- a CDS encoding NAD(P)/FAD-dependent oxidoreductase has product MGAGAAGLMCAIEAGKRGRAVLVLEHNDKAGEKILISGGGRCNFTNLNVDASRFISQNAHFCKSALARFSAADFIALLEKHAIKYHEKKLGQLFCDGSSRQIIDMLLQECKEAKVGLHAGCEIQKVTRDSRYQVQTSLGLYESDSLVVSTGGLSIPQLGATNFGFSLARQFGLTVTKLRPGLVPLTFNLEDLRFFGKLAGISVDSVVSCGTASFRENILFTHRGLSGPGILQSSSYWTEGESLTIDLLPDANASDLLLAAHQTTRELATVLDQHLPRRFAVEWCERLGGSQPMQRYSRKDLEKIAEGLHRWNIVPSGTEGYGKAEVTVGGIDTDELSSKTMEARKTPGLYFIGECVDVTGWLGGYNFQWAWSSGWVAGQYA; this is encoded by the coding sequence ATTGGCGCCGGCGCAGCCGGACTGATGTGCGCCATCGAAGCCGGTAAACGGGGCCGTGCCGTGCTCGTCCTTGAACACAATGACAAAGCCGGTGAAAAGATTCTGATTTCCGGCGGCGGTCGCTGCAATTTCACAAACCTCAACGTTGACGCCAGCAGGTTCATTTCACAAAATGCCCACTTCTGCAAATCGGCCCTGGCACGATTCTCTGCAGCTGATTTCATTGCTCTCCTCGAAAAACATGCAATCAAGTACCACGAAAAAAAACTCGGTCAGTTGTTCTGCGACGGGAGCTCCCGGCAGATTATCGACATGCTGCTGCAGGAATGCAAAGAAGCGAAAGTCGGGCTGCACGCAGGATGTGAGATACAGAAGGTGACAAGGGATAGCCGTTATCAGGTGCAGACATCGCTTGGGCTGTATGAGTCGGATTCGCTTGTCGTCTCCACCGGAGGCCTTTCGATCCCGCAGCTCGGTGCGACGAACTTCGGTTTTTCACTTGCCCGTCAGTTTGGCCTGACTGTCACGAAGCTGAGGCCTGGCCTTGTTCCGCTGACGTTCAATCTCGAAGACCTGCGGTTCTTTGGAAAGCTCGCAGGGATCTCTGTCGACTCAGTTGTTTCATGCGGTACGGCTTCATTTCGCGAGAACATTCTTTTCACTCATCGGGGATTGAGCGGTCCCGGGATCCTTCAATCTTCCTCCTACTGGACGGAAGGAGAATCGCTGACGATTGATCTGTTGCCAGATGCGAATGCGTCAGATCTTCTTCTCGCCGCGCACCAGACAACGCGGGAACTGGCCACCGTTCTCGATCAGCATCTCCCTCGCCGTTTTGCGGTGGAGTGGTGCGAACGGCTCGGAGGGTCACAACCAATGCAGCGGTATTCCCGGAAGGATCTGGAGAAAATCGCCGAAGGACTGCACAGGTGGAACATTGTTCCGAGCGGAACGGAAGGTTACGGCAAGGCAGAAGTGACGGTCGGAGGAATAGATACGGATGAACTCTCGTCCAAGACGATGGAGGCCCGTAAAACTCCCGGGCTGTATTTCATTGGCGAGTGTGTAGACGTAACCGGCTGGCTTGGCGGATACAACTTCCAGTGGGCCTGGTCGTCAGGTTGGGTCGCAGGCCAGTACGCGTGA
- a CDS encoding MBL fold metallo-hydrolase, with protein sequence MPDSITLINHATVLIQLGGVNILTDPIYSWTVSYMFPRLQRAGIPLKDLPPIDYILVSHSDYDHLNMKTLRRLRRRGASTLILPKGIGSYGERAGFPNVIEMSRWENFEDDRVKITCVPAKHVSKRKPGDATTNACAGFVVEINKRSVYFAGDTAYAEFFPEIGSRHELDVALLPIGAYKPEKWFKNLHLHPVTALQAFQDLRAKHLVPFHWGTFWISDEPMEEPPQKLREEAHRLNLEDKVHVLRNGESFRF encoded by the coding sequence ATGCCCGACTCGATCACACTTATCAACCACGCTACCGTGCTGATTCAGCTCGGCGGGGTCAACATTCTGACCGACCCGATCTATTCGTGGACAGTTTCCTATATGTTCCCCCGCCTGCAGAGAGCGGGGATCCCGCTCAAAGACCTCCCTCCCATCGATTACATCCTTGTTTCGCATAGCGACTATGACCATTTGAATATGAAAACGCTGCGGCGACTCCGCCGCCGGGGCGCTTCCACGCTCATTCTTCCAAAGGGGATCGGTTCCTACGGAGAGCGGGCCGGCTTTCCGAACGTCATCGAGATGAGTCGCTGGGAGAACTTTGAAGACGACCGAGTGAAGATCACCTGCGTGCCAGCCAAACACGTGAGTAAGCGAAAACCCGGGGATGCGACAACGAACGCCTGCGCCGGTTTTGTTGTTGAGATCAACAAGCGATCAGTGTATTTTGCCGGCGACACCGCGTACGCCGAATTCTTCCCGGAGATTGGATCGCGCCATGAGCTCGATGTCGCCCTGCTTCCCATCGGCGCCTACAAACCTGAGAAATGGTTCAAAAACCTCCATCTCCATCCGGTGACGGCGCTTCAGGCTTTTCAGGATCTGCGGGCCAAACACCTCGTGCCGTTCCATTGGGGCACATTTTGGATCAGCGACGAGCCGATGGAAGAGCCGCCGCAGAAACTTCGCGAAGAAGCGCATCGACTCAATCTTGAGGACAAGGTTCACGTCCTTCGAAACGGTGAATCTTTTCGGTTTTGA
- a CDS encoding alpha/beta fold hydrolase produces MKLFFQEYGTGQPLIILHGLLGTLDNWHTLSKRFASSYNVLAADLRNHGRSPHSDSLSYETMAEDVLELMESQHIGSSHILGHSMGGKVAMTLALANPERVSKLIVVDIAPRSYRRLHDELLDALMSVDLARFQSRHDIDGELAEKIPDRSVRQFLMKNLARDESGLFHWKANLATISKHDEELSTEVDAAAPFPNPTLFVKGTRSDYIIESDTPAIQRLFPKARIESIDAGHWVHAESPDRFADVVERFLREGS; encoded by the coding sequence ATGAAACTCTTCTTCCAGGAATACGGCACCGGGCAGCCCCTGATCATCCTGCACGGCCTGCTGGGAACACTCGACAACTGGCACACACTCAGCAAAAGATTCGCGTCTTCCTACAATGTGCTCGCAGCCGACTTGCGCAATCACGGACGATCACCTCATTCGGACAGCCTGTCGTACGAGACCATGGCTGAGGACGTGCTTGAACTCATGGAGAGTCAGCACATCGGTTCGTCTCACATCCTCGGCCACTCGATGGGAGGAAAAGTGGCAATGACCCTGGCTCTAGCAAACCCCGAAAGAGTCAGCAAGCTCATCGTCGTCGACATTGCACCGAGGTCCTATCGTCGGTTGCACGATGAACTACTCGATGCGTTGATGTCGGTCGATCTTGCGCGTTTCCAATCACGGCACGATATCGACGGGGAGCTGGCAGAAAAAATACCAGACAGGTCGGTCCGGCAATTCCTGATGAAGAACCTCGCACGCGACGAGTCCGGATTGTTTCATTGGAAAGCGAACCTCGCGACGATTTCAAAACACGACGAAGAGCTTTCGACTGAAGTAGACGCAGCCGCCCCGTTTCCGAATCCGACACTGTTCGTCAAGGGAACACGATCGGACTACATCATCGAATCTGACACTCCTGCGATACAGAGACTGTTCCCGAAGGCAAGAATCGAGTCGATCGATGCCGGCCATTGGGTGCACGCCGAGTCTCCCGACCGGTTTGCCGATGTTGTTGAGCGATTTCTTCGTGAAGGCTCTTAG